A section of the Agarivorans litoreus genome encodes:
- a CDS encoding bifunctional diguanylate cyclase/phosphodiesterase: protein MKNSITLKYLLKSILPLFALFAALSFAAQANNNVLVIHSYHAEHFWTGYLKKGLDSSFKEDQDTRLFHEYLDAKRYPQGEFNLSFLKYLKTKYSSTELDVIVISDDPAFNLIRHHRNEFFTSTPIVYLGINQVTEDVLNAPNMTGVFENRDIASTITSIKSQSGVDELVLIVDKSATGLANLAKARTVFGKPGAPSNIHVIEELSLDDISEVFSQFSSNVPVLLLGQLTNPNQNNALLSWNQGTEQLATWTNNPIYTIAITTLKFGAVGADELDGRQHAMRAAELVKRILSNEPIESIEPITLARSQWVFNWEQLNEHSFKLNSLPDGALIINKEETFYEKYKLMVRLVVSAFIVSILIIILLAEVIRRGSITRQILAENETRYRDLANAGANVFWETDTEQRLSYISGETQVLYGQEPNQLIGKTLAELCKHDPNISFPWLEYEAALAYQQPINNLTFKLKLTSKDIKIFLLNGKPVFDKHGLYIGYRGISKEITEEHLLSKKLAYQAAYDELTGLINRSSFNEKLKTYVQQSQQQAVSGFLCFLDLDRFKLVNDTAGHLIGDAMLAEVATVIKRCTTHQDIVGRLGGDEFGLILPNKSLSDAQQLCETVIAQVDSYRFHWNQRLFNVGVSIGMVPITGALNDTELLSKADLSCYKAKEAGRGRVYVANLNDDELFNEEQQMGYIANVAQAIEQNQFYLAKQVIAPIGQQDNHKHYEILIRYRDEHGKTIPPNLFIPAAEKHSVITIIDQWVLKTVFERYQQYFPEGDTVVSINLSGLSLSNDEFVNRVKELLRSSQVNPRNICFEITETAAISQLSRALEFIREMKAIGVRFALDDFGSGASSFGYLKNLPVDYLKIDGSLVVNIVKQPTDRAIVESINAIAHLMNMKTVAEFVEDAEIHAVLEEIGVDFVQGYGIGKPQPCE from the coding sequence TTGAAAAACTCGATTACCCTAAAATATCTGTTAAAAAGTATATTGCCTTTATTTGCACTATTTGCAGCCTTAAGTTTTGCCGCTCAGGCTAACAATAATGTGTTAGTTATCCACTCTTACCATGCAGAGCATTTTTGGACAGGATACCTAAAAAAGGGCTTAGACAGCTCGTTCAAAGAAGATCAAGATACTCGATTATTCCACGAATACTTAGATGCTAAACGCTATCCACAAGGTGAGTTCAACCTAAGCTTTTTGAAGTATCTCAAGACCAAATATTCCAGCACTGAACTAGATGTTATTGTTATTTCCGATGACCCTGCTTTCAACTTAATCCGTCACCATCGAAACGAGTTCTTCACTAGCACCCCCATCGTTTATTTAGGCATTAACCAAGTAACGGAAGACGTTCTCAATGCTCCAAATATGACCGGGGTATTTGAAAACCGCGATATTGCCAGCACAATAACCAGCATCAAAAGCCAAAGCGGAGTTGATGAGCTGGTGCTAATTGTTGACAAAAGTGCCACAGGCTTAGCCAATTTAGCCAAAGCACGCACAGTATTTGGCAAACCAGGCGCGCCAAGTAACATTCATGTCATTGAAGAACTATCTTTAGATGATATCAGCGAAGTATTCAGCCAATTCTCCAGCAATGTGCCGGTGTTGTTACTGGGGCAACTCACCAACCCAAATCAAAACAATGCGCTACTAAGTTGGAACCAAGGCACCGAGCAGCTGGCTACTTGGACTAATAACCCGATTTACACCATTGCCATAACCACACTCAAGTTTGGCGCGGTGGGGGCTGATGAGCTTGATGGCCGACAACATGCAATGCGAGCAGCCGAGTTAGTAAAACGCATTCTAAGCAACGAACCGATAGAAAGCATTGAACCCATTACCTTAGCGCGTAGCCAGTGGGTATTTAACTGGGAGCAACTAAACGAACACAGTTTTAAACTCAATTCCCTGCCCGACGGCGCTTTAATCATCAACAAAGAAGAAACCTTTTACGAGAAATACAAGTTGATGGTTCGCCTAGTTGTGTCGGCATTTATCGTGAGCATTTTGATCATCATCTTACTCGCCGAAGTTATTAGGCGCGGCAGTATCACCCGCCAAATTTTAGCGGAGAATGAAACCCGCTACCGAGATTTAGCTAATGCTGGTGCGAATGTTTTCTGGGAAACAGATACCGAGCAACGCCTTAGTTATATATCTGGCGAAACCCAAGTTCTGTATGGACAAGAGCCCAATCAACTTATTGGTAAAACCTTGGCAGAGCTGTGCAAACATGACCCCAACATAAGCTTTCCGTGGCTTGAATATGAAGCCGCCCTTGCCTACCAGCAGCCCATCAATAATTTAACTTTTAAGCTAAAACTTACCAGTAAAGACATAAAAATATTCCTGCTTAATGGTAAGCCGGTATTTGATAAACATGGCTTATACATTGGTTATCGTGGCATTAGCAAAGAAATTACTGAAGAACACCTGTTGAGTAAAAAGCTTGCTTATCAGGCCGCTTACGATGAATTAACAGGTTTAATCAATCGTTCTAGTTTTAATGAGAAACTTAAAACTTATGTGCAACAATCTCAGCAGCAAGCTGTTAGTGGCTTTTTATGCTTTTTAGATTTAGACCGATTTAAGTTGGTTAACGATACTGCAGGCCATCTTATCGGTGACGCGATGTTGGCAGAAGTAGCCACCGTGATTAAACGCTGTACCACTCACCAAGATATTGTTGGCCGCTTAGGCGGTGATGAGTTTGGCCTAATATTGCCAAATAAAAGCCTGAGCGATGCCCAGCAATTGTGCGAAACAGTTATTGCACAAGTTGATAGCTACCGCTTTCACTGGAATCAACGGCTATTTAACGTAGGTGTGAGCATTGGCATGGTGCCGATTACTGGCGCATTAAACGACACCGAGTTACTTAGTAAAGCCGACCTATCTTGTTACAAAGCCAAAGAAGCCGGCCGTGGGCGGGTTTATGTTGCCAATCTAAACGATGATGAGTTATTTAATGAAGAACAACAAATGGGCTACATCGCCAATGTTGCCCAAGCAATAGAGCAAAACCAATTCTACTTAGCCAAGCAAGTTATTGCGCCAATAGGCCAACAAGACAACCACAAACATTATGAGATTTTAATCCGCTACCGCGATGAACATGGTAAAACCATTCCTCCTAATCTATTTATCCCTGCTGCAGAAAAGCACAGTGTAATAACCATTATTGACCAGTGGGTTTTAAAAACGGTATTCGAGCGCTATCAACAATACTTCCCCGAAGGTGATACCGTGGTATCGATAAATCTATCGGGTCTTAGCCTAAGTAATGACGAATTTGTAAATCGGGTTAAAGAGCTCTTACGAAGCTCACAAGTTAACCCTAGAAACATCTGCTTTGAGATAACCGAAACCGCAGCAATATCACAGCTCTCAAGGGCTCTTGAGTTTATTCGAGAAATGAAAGCAATTGGGGTTCGTTTTGCCTTAGACGATTTTGGCAGTGGTGCTTCGTCATTTGGTTATTTAAAAAACCTACCGGTCGATTACCTAAAAATTGACGGCAGTTTGGTGGTCAACATTGTTAAACAACCTACCGACCGCGCCATTGTTGAGTCAATTAATGCCATTGCACATTTAATGAATATGAAAACCGTAGCTGAGTTTGTAGAAGATGCGGAAATCCACGCAGTGTTAGAAGAAATAGGCGTAGATTTTGTTCAAGGTTATGGCATTGGGAAACCTCAGCCTTGTGAGTAA
- a CDS encoding DUF808 domain-containing protein, with product MAGLSLITLLDDIAAVLDDVALMAKVAAKKTAGVLGDDLALNAQQVSGVKAEREIPVVWAVAKGSFLNKLILVPTAIVLGILLPTAITVLLMLGGLFLCFEGFEKVFHALFHKADEQALKLQHKQANSNDSVELVTFEKAKIKGAIRTDFILSAEIIVIAMGTVTNVPILTQVLVVSSIALAMTVGVYGLVAGIVKLDDVGLYLLEHAEANNGSKAQQILGRALLGFSPLLMKFLVVVGTAAMFLVGGGILSHGVVLLTKWLHQIELWAHGLGVLSNVAVLALPIMYNATVGIIAGGLVLMLVNSFKRVLKTRGC from the coding sequence ATGGCTGGTTTAAGTTTAATCACTTTACTCGATGATATTGCTGCAGTATTAGACGATGTAGCATTGATGGCCAAAGTCGCAGCTAAAAAAACAGCTGGTGTTTTGGGAGACGATTTAGCACTTAACGCACAACAGGTTTCAGGGGTAAAAGCAGAACGTGAAATACCGGTAGTTTGGGCAGTTGCTAAGGGCTCTTTTTTAAACAAGTTGATTTTAGTGCCTACAGCCATCGTCTTAGGCATTCTGCTGCCTACTGCGATTACTGTATTGTTGATGCTAGGTGGCTTATTCTTGTGCTTTGAAGGTTTTGAAAAAGTATTTCATGCTTTATTTCACAAAGCTGATGAACAAGCTCTAAAACTTCAGCACAAACAAGCTAACTCAAATGATTCTGTCGAACTAGTTACATTTGAAAAAGCCAAAATTAAAGGTGCCATTCGTACCGATTTTATTTTGTCAGCCGAGATTATTGTAATTGCTATGGGCACGGTAACTAATGTGCCTATTTTGACTCAGGTATTGGTGGTGTCTAGTATCGCATTGGCAATGACAGTTGGTGTTTATGGGCTTGTGGCTGGTATTGTTAAGCTAGATGATGTCGGTTTATATTTATTGGAGCATGCCGAGGCGAATAACGGCAGCAAGGCTCAACAAATACTGGGTAGGGCTTTATTGGGTTTTTCCCCTTTACTTATGAAGTTTTTGGTTGTTGTTGGTACAGCGGCGATGTTTTTAGTTGGTGGGGGCATTCTTAGTCATGGAGTTGTGTTGCTTACAAAGTGGTTACATCAGATTGAACTTTGGGCGCATGGCCTAGGTGTGCTGTCTAATGTTGCGGTATTGGCTTTACCTATAATGTATAACGCTACGGTGGGCATTATTGCCGGTGGATTGGTATTAATGCTGGTAAATAGCTTTAAAAGGGTCTTGAAGACTAGGGGCTGTTGA
- the pdsS gene encoding proteobacterial dedicated sortase system histidine kinase has product MLPVLPIGLRAKVTILSLFLLCLPWLGYQYVWEMEKYLRLGQEKTLEGTTQALATALHERPKLFNSQASFLSQVQKGRDLYAYPLSGPIQLDGKLNDWQEYQHRMLRYGEEHVIYQADPNTPLTSEFTHMVGKFGRYLYAYFEVTDSDVVYRGKNTLRVDNNDHLAIATLAPDGQFRRYIVATTEDGWINAFELPLDPSQTTPVTPEVKIQGQWLKTDKGYNIELRIPLSMVGSKLGFSIYDVNRTPKRELVSIVGTSAIDTVDKLGTVLVPSPEIESIIKGMSHNSSRIWVVDKHGRVLAKSGDIRSTQSIWARSLSPINKESWWNKFTSEYLHPLYYKVLTKPPQDFVDSLQDSTQLDGSHIKQALSGKPGSTWRLTPDGRAVVLAAASPIWIDDQVMGVVIAEETTNGIRTLRNRALERLFNIILLVMGVGTLSLFLFASSISSRIRKLRDQAEKAIDSQGRVKASLQGSKDRDEIGDLSRSFANIVGRLAQYTHYLENMSSRLSHELRTPVAVVRSSLEHLSLKTHDQDTQKYLDRAQEGVNRLNMILNNMSEATRLEQSLSQAETSEFPINKVVSGCMQGYQYTYPEQAFDCDISPNTMLITGVPEYIAQLMDKLVANAMEFSLPDKAIKVSFQQDNKDAVLLISNHGPTLPDNMVEQIFESMVSIRSQQAQQKPHLGLGLYIARLITEFHGGTISARNFTDNSGVEFCVRLPLG; this is encoded by the coding sequence ATGCTACCTGTATTACCCATTGGCCTGCGCGCCAAAGTCACCATCTTGTCACTGTTTTTATTGTGCCTGCCTTGGTTGGGCTATCAATATGTCTGGGAGATGGAAAAATACCTACGCTTAGGTCAGGAAAAAACTTTAGAAGGCACCACCCAAGCCCTTGCTACTGCACTGCATGAGCGGCCAAAACTGTTTAACAGCCAAGCCAGCTTTTTAAGCCAAGTGCAAAAGGGCCGTGATTTATATGCTTATCCTTTGTCTGGCCCAATTCAGCTCGATGGCAAGCTCAATGATTGGCAGGAATATCAGCATCGCATGCTGCGCTATGGTGAAGAACATGTTATTTATCAAGCAGATCCTAATACTCCTTTAACTAGCGAATTTACTCACATGGTGGGTAAATTTGGCCGTTACCTATACGCCTATTTTGAAGTGACCGATAGCGATGTAGTTTACCGAGGTAAAAACACCTTACGAGTAGATAATAACGACCATTTAGCGATTGCGACTTTAGCTCCTGACGGTCAGTTCCGCCGCTATATTGTTGCCACTACCGAAGATGGCTGGATCAACGCTTTTGAGCTACCGCTCGACCCCAGCCAAACTACTCCCGTAACACCAGAGGTCAAGATTCAGGGGCAATGGCTAAAAACTGATAAAGGCTACAATATTGAGCTACGGATCCCTCTTAGCATGGTGGGCAGCAAGTTAGGCTTTTCTATCTATGATGTAAATCGCACGCCCAAGCGAGAATTGGTTTCAATCGTAGGTACCTCGGCCATTGATACAGTGGATAAGCTTGGTACAGTACTGGTCCCTTCTCCGGAAATAGAAAGCATTATTAAAGGCATGAGCCACAACAGCTCACGCATTTGGGTAGTTGATAAACATGGCCGCGTATTAGCTAAATCTGGCGACATTCGAAGCACCCAAAGCATTTGGGCTCGCAGCTTAAGCCCAATAAACAAAGAAAGCTGGTGGAACAAGTTCACCAGCGAATACCTTCACCCCCTCTACTACAAGGTTTTAACCAAACCGCCTCAGGATTTTGTCGACTCATTACAAGACTCCACCCAATTAGATGGCAGCCACATTAAGCAAGCATTAAGCGGAAAACCGGGCTCTACTTGGCGTTTAACCCCCGATGGGAGAGCTGTGGTATTGGCCGCTGCCAGCCCAATTTGGATAGACGATCAAGTGATGGGAGTGGTAATAGCGGAAGAAACCACCAACGGCATTCGTACCTTGCGTAATCGTGCTTTAGAGCGCTTGTTTAACATTATTTTGCTAGTGATGGGTGTGGGCACACTATCGCTATTTTTGTTTGCTTCCAGCATTTCTAGCCGCATTCGTAAACTACGTGACCAAGCAGAAAAAGCCATTGATAGCCAAGGAAGGGTTAAAGCCTCGCTGCAAGGCTCTAAAGACCGTGACGAAATTGGTGACCTTTCTCGTAGCTTCGCCAATATTGTTGGTCGTTTAGCGCAATATACGCATTATTTAGAAAATATGTCTTCGCGTCTATCTCACGAACTACGAACACCGGTTGCAGTAGTGCGTTCATCGCTAGAGCACTTAAGTTTAAAAACGCATGATCAGGATACGCAAAAATACCTAGACCGAGCCCAAGAAGGGGTAAATCGCCTAAACATGATCCTCAATAACATGAGCGAAGCCACCCGTTTAGAGCAAAGCCTATCTCAAGCAGAAACCAGCGAATTTCCAATAAACAAGGTAGTCTCTGGTTGCATGCAAGGCTACCAGTACACTTACCCTGAACAGGCCTTCGACTGCGATATTAGCCCAAATACCATGCTGATAACCGGTGTGCCGGAATACATTGCTCAGTTAATGGATAAATTAGTGGCCAATGCTATGGAGTTTAGCCTTCCAGATAAGGCCATTAAAGTCAGTTTTCAGCAAGACAACAAAGATGCCGTATTGCTGATAAGCAACCATGGGCCCACCCTTCCCGACAACATGGTGGAGCAGATTTTTGAATCAATGGTATCAATTCGCAGTCAGCAAGCTCAACAAAAACCACATTTAGGTTTGGGCTTGTATATTGCTAGGTTAATAACAGAATTTCATGGCGGTACCATTAGTGCTCGCAATTTTACCGACAACAGTGGCGTAGAGTTTTGTGTGAGATTGCCACTTGGATAG
- the pdsR gene encoding proteobacterial dedicated sortase system response regulator has translation MKRIAIVEDEAAIRENYKDVLQQQGYSVQAYANRPTALAAFNTRLPDLAIIDIGLEDEIDGGFSLCQSLRAMSSTLPIIFLTARDSDFDTVCGLRLGADDYLTKDISFPHLVARIAALFRRSELVGAAPEENNLLERGPLAIDGNRMQVTWDQQTIELTVTEFWMVHALAKRPGHVRSRQELMTEAKIFVDDSTITSHVKRIRKKFLAADPNFECIDTVYGMGYRWDSLA, from the coding sequence ATGAAACGAATTGCCATCGTAGAAGATGAAGCGGCGATCCGCGAAAACTACAAAGACGTATTGCAACAACAAGGCTACAGTGTACAAGCCTATGCCAACCGGCCTACGGCACTGGCCGCTTTTAACACCCGCTTGCCCGATTTGGCGATTATTGATATTGGTTTAGAAGATGAAATAGACGGTGGTTTTTCCTTATGTCAATCACTGCGTGCTATGTCTAGCACCTTGCCAATTATTTTCTTAACCGCTCGCGATAGCGACTTTGATACCGTATGTGGCTTACGTTTAGGTGCCGACGATTACCTGACCAAAGATATTAGCTTCCCCCACCTAGTTGCCCGCATAGCTGCGTTATTTCGCCGTTCCGAGTTAGTCGGCGCAGCCCCAGAAGAGAACAACTTGTTAGAACGAGGCCCCTTAGCCATTGATGGCAATCGCATGCAAGTAACCTGGGATCAGCAAACCATCGAGCTCACCGTGACCGAATTTTGGATGGTGCATGCTTTAGCCAAACGTCCAGGACATGTGCGTAGCCGCCAAGAGCTAATGACCGAAGCAAAAATCTTTGTAGATGACAGCACCATTACCTCACATGTGAAACGGATCCGTAAAAAATTTTTAGCCGCAGACCCAAATTTTGAGTGCATCGACACGGTGTACGGCATGGGTTACCGCTGGGATAGCCTTGCCTAA
- the pdsO gene encoding sortase-associated OmpA-like protein PdsO, with product MKKHLIALTVISTLSLSTQTMANNQIQASERNGKTEMIGFGSGAAVGAIVGGPIGAFIGGFTGVWIGKSVADEEELAAQQQQLGEQQQEIEVLAKRSEQLESLTQQHARVNAQLSQLKMAQQQKLEELAIGLNVQFKTGSSVVEPHFKQQLDDVVYAMSLAPDLKLDLTGYADRQGDSSYNQALSEQRLAEVRRYLINNGIAESRLHSQAFGDTAPLKAEANLENNFFDRRVTLKLMSDRGMLAAQ from the coding sequence ATGAAAAAGCACCTAATTGCATTAACCGTAATCAGCACTTTAAGCCTATCTACTCAAACAATGGCCAACAACCAGATTCAAGCAAGCGAGCGAAATGGCAAAACCGAAATGATTGGTTTTGGCTCTGGCGCGGCAGTCGGCGCTATAGTTGGCGGACCTATTGGGGCATTTATTGGCGGTTTTACCGGCGTTTGGATTGGCAAATCGGTCGCCGATGAAGAAGAGTTAGCCGCCCAACAGCAACAACTGGGCGAGCAGCAACAAGAAATTGAAGTATTGGCTAAACGCAGCGAGCAGTTAGAGTCACTTACTCAGCAACATGCCCGCGTAAATGCTCAGCTCTCCCAGCTAAAAATGGCACAACAGCAAAAACTTGAAGAGTTAGCCATTGGTTTGAATGTGCAGTTTAAAACCGGTTCGTCGGTGGTTGAGCCTCACTTTAAACAACAGCTTGACGATGTGGTATACGCCATGAGTTTAGCGCCCGATTTAAAACTCGACCTTACTGGTTATGCCGATCGCCAAGGTGACTCAAGTTATAACCAAGCCTTATCGGAGCAACGTTTAGCTGAAGTTCGCCGCTACTTAATTAATAACGGTATTGCTGAGTCGCGCTTGCATTCGCAAGCCTTTGGCGACACCGCTCCTTTAAAAGCCGAAGCTAACTTAGAAAACAATTTCTTTGACCGCCGAGTCACCTTAAAGCTGATGTCTGACCGAGGCATGTTGGCCGCTCAGTAA
- a CDS encoding marine proteobacterial sortase target protein: protein MKIDMLKISTRFCYSVSFGGALIILWAAFVSPSQATMHTERDVVEQSEQASLVYFDSNGQRQYSLPLSTKVNMQVSGMTNRVTLSQTFVNHSEQWVNGTYMFPLPNNAAVDQMQLVVGERVIEGQIQEKKQAKRTFETAQKQGKRASLLEQLRPNIFTTAAANLGPNQSLVVKISYQQQLSYKDGEFSLRFPMVVNPRYSPQIFKDQTRRTLADESEIPLSLASLLQEPYQQENNSSEFSQAHQLLRHSARQYAQADGHPSLKTDLHIALNSGFELETLESLYHPIDKSIRSDGTIDISLLDSKANRDFVLKWRPIVGSRPEAALYSQTGLTHSSTQLPAKDDYALLMLMPPQGKPADIIDIPRELILVIDTSGSMSGESMIQAREALHEALSGLAEGDYFNIIEFNSNYRRFKPNAVSANASNKAKARRFINGLSANGGTEMFGALNAALSDNKQAEQSALRQVIFITDGAVSNEQALFELIGNRLADNRLFTIGIGSAPNSHFMQRAAELGKGTFTYIGKQSEVKHQVTRLFNQIAHPVVSDVKLAFSDGTVPEYWPSSIPDLYLGQPLMLSIKLPSGTQPQLVVSGNIDGQFWQRSLNLQTKQPAAGLDLLWARQYIAALELSKSHINQQRVEQQVLALALKYHLVSSQTSLVAVDVTPARPANLPVLDKQIDGGMPHGWQPPAALPQTSTASRLHILFGLVLLIAAMLMLREKPLAGLVKFKI, encoded by the coding sequence ATGAAAATAGATATGCTGAAAATCAGTACCCGCTTTTGTTATAGCGTCTCTTTTGGCGGCGCACTCATCATATTATGGGCGGCCTTTGTGTCGCCCAGCCAAGCTACAATGCACACGGAGCGAGATGTTGTTGAACAATCTGAGCAAGCCAGCTTGGTGTATTTCGATAGTAATGGGCAGCGCCAGTACAGCTTGCCTTTGTCTACAAAGGTAAACATGCAAGTCTCTGGCATGACCAATAGGGTTACTTTGAGCCAAACTTTTGTCAATCACAGTGAACAGTGGGTAAACGGCACTTATATGTTTCCTTTACCCAATAATGCCGCGGTCGATCAGATGCAGCTGGTGGTAGGAGAGCGCGTTATTGAAGGGCAGATTCAAGAAAAGAAACAAGCCAAACGCACTTTCGAAACAGCCCAAAAGCAGGGCAAGCGTGCTAGTTTGCTTGAGCAGCTGCGGCCAAATATTTTTACCACTGCAGCAGCTAATTTAGGGCCAAACCAAAGCTTGGTAGTGAAGATATCGTATCAGCAGCAACTCAGCTATAAAGATGGCGAATTTAGCTTACGCTTTCCTATGGTGGTGAATCCACGTTACAGCCCGCAAATTTTCAAAGACCAAACCCGAAGAACGCTGGCCGATGAAAGCGAAATACCCTTGTCTTTAGCCAGTTTGCTGCAAGAGCCTTATCAACAAGAAAATAACAGTAGTGAATTTAGCCAGGCTCATCAGCTATTACGCCATAGCGCTCGCCAATATGCGCAGGCTGATGGCCACCCCTCACTAAAGACAGATTTACATATAGCCCTAAATAGTGGCTTTGAGCTCGAAACCTTAGAGAGCCTTTATCACCCAATAGATAAGAGCATTCGTAGTGACGGCACCATCGACATAAGCTTGCTTGATAGCAAAGCCAATCGTGACTTTGTATTAAAGTGGCGACCAATCGTGGGCAGTCGACCAGAGGCCGCCTTGTACAGTCAAACCGGTTTAACTCACTCAAGCACTCAATTGCCTGCCAAAGACGACTACGCCTTGTTAATGTTGATGCCACCACAAGGCAAGCCTGCCGATATTATCGATATTCCCAGAGAATTGATTTTAGTGATTGATACCTCGGGCTCAATGTCGGGAGAATCGATGATTCAAGCGCGTGAGGCCTTGCATGAAGCCCTGTCTGGATTAGCAGAAGGGGATTACTTTAATATCATTGAGTTTAATTCAAACTATCGTCGTTTTAAGCCCAATGCAGTTAGCGCCAATGCTAGCAATAAAGCCAAAGCGCGCCGCTTTATCAATGGTTTAAGCGCTAATGGCGGAACCGAAATGTTTGGTGCACTTAACGCTGCACTAAGTGATAACAAGCAAGCAGAACAGAGTGCGCTTCGCCAAGTGATTTTTATTACCGATGGGGCAGTGAGCAATGAGCAAGCCTTGTTCGAGTTAATTGGCAATCGACTAGCAGATAACCGTTTATTTACCATAGGCATTGGCTCTGCACCTAACTCTCATTTCATGCAGCGGGCTGCCGAGTTAGGGAAGGGCACCTTTACTTACATCGGTAAGCAAAGTGAAGTAAAGCATCAAGTTACACGTCTGTTTAATCAAATTGCTCACCCTGTGGTGAGTGATGTTAAGTTGGCATTTAGTGATGGCACCGTGCCAGAGTATTGGCCAAGCAGCATTCCCGATTTGTACCTAGGCCAACCATTGATGCTTAGCATTAAGTTACCCAGCGGGACGCAACCGCAATTAGTGGTAAGTGGCAATATTGATGGGCAATTTTGGCAACGCAGCCTTAATTTGCAAACCAAGCAGCCAGCAGCCGGCTTAGATTTACTGTGGGCTCGCCAATATATTGCAGCTTTGGAGCTAAGCAAAAGCCACATAAATCAACAGCGTGTAGAACAGCAAGTATTGGCCTTGGCACTTAAGTATCACTTAGTGAGCTCGCAAACCAGCTTGGTTGCCGTGGATGTAACGCCTGCTAGGCCGGCAAACCTACCTGTTTTAGATAAGCAGATAGATGGTGGAATGCCGCATGGTTGGCAGCCTCCTGCCGCTTTGCCTCAAACCTCAACAGCAAGCCGTTTGCACATTTTGTTCGGTTTAGTTCTGCTAATTGCTGCCATGTTAATGCTTAGAGAAAAGCCTTTAGCAGGGCTCGTTAAGTTCAAAATATAA
- a CDS encoding class GN sortase: MSISFLAKHPVPCSLFLLGILVLGHGAYIQAKAYLAQFLIAQAWQQTLDDQQIHKPWHWADTYPVAKLSFVTKQESIGFKHQVESVYVLAGASGRTLAFGPGLVLSGAPIGEVGNTVIAGHRDTHFANLAAVNKGDLLQVEAKNGEILLYQVVNTQIAHQSDTQFMAPSDDNRLTLITCYPFNQLSGGAEQRYIVEALLVTKPKLV; the protein is encoded by the coding sequence ATGAGCATTAGTTTTTTAGCTAAACATCCAGTGCCATGTAGTCTATTTTTGTTGGGGATTTTGGTACTAGGCCACGGCGCTTATATTCAAGCGAAGGCATATTTGGCGCAGTTTTTAATTGCTCAAGCTTGGCAGCAAACCTTAGATGACCAACAAATACATAAACCTTGGCACTGGGCTGATACCTATCCAGTTGCAAAACTTAGCTTTGTAACCAAACAAGAAAGTATTGGTTTTAAGCATCAGGTTGAATCGGTTTATGTATTAGCTGGCGCATCGGGCAGAACCTTGGCTTTTGGTCCTGGCTTAGTGTTAAGCGGTGCTCCGATTGGGGAAGTAGGTAATACTGTTATTGCTGGGCACCGAGATACCCATTTTGCTAATTTAGCCGCGGTAAACAAAGGTGATTTATTACAAGTGGAAGCCAAGAATGGTGAAATATTGCTTTATCAAGTGGTGAATACACAAATTGCTCATCAAAGTGATACCCAGTTTATGGCGCCCAGTGATGATAACCGCTTAACCCTAATCACCTGTTATCCCTTCAACCAACTGAGTGGTGGAGCAGAGCAGCGCTATATTGTTGAAGCGTTGTTAGTGACCAAACCGAAATTAGTGTAA